In Stigmatella erecta, a genomic segment contains:
- a CDS encoding ATP-grasp domain-containing protein, whose protein sequence is MTAVSPLSPARPRVLVLCPGPWDKQALGARFDTRYELLYAGEELIETPSLWDGVRFNVFRWVDQTVKAWRGQGLAGVVGTGDYPGCMLASLVGEQLGLPVPPPAAVVQLSHKYYSRCIQQKLVPEATPGFEPLDPFGGPPKLQRLGYPLFIKPVKGTMSIRAQRVHSAGEFRQAVHFSWRERLAKHLLLRPFQHLLERYTDGKVPAWHFIGEALLEGTQVTVDGFVERGRAVVMGIVDSVMYPGTISFQRFESPSGLPGPVQERMRQVAVRLMEGSGFNHACFNIEMFYDPAQDRVSVIEVNPRMSYQFADLYERLAGMNTYEAQLALAVGQPVPWRAASGQAGAAASFVLRRFSDARVDQVPSAEEIAQVKERFPGTIIQVLCAPGERLSDHDQDVGSYRYGIINLGAPSRDELFERYQQVERMLPFRFS, encoded by the coding sequence GTGACCGCTGTCTCCCCGCTGTCTCCCGCGAGGCCCCGGGTGCTCGTGCTCTGCCCAGGGCCGTGGGACAAGCAAGCCCTGGGGGCGCGCTTCGACACCCGCTACGAGCTGCTCTACGCCGGCGAGGAACTCATTGAGACGCCCTCGCTGTGGGACGGCGTGCGCTTCAACGTCTTCCGCTGGGTGGATCAGACGGTGAAGGCCTGGCGGGGCCAGGGGCTCGCGGGGGTGGTGGGGACCGGGGACTACCCGGGCTGCATGCTGGCGTCGCTGGTGGGAGAGCAGCTGGGGTTGCCGGTGCCGCCGCCCGCGGCCGTGGTGCAGCTGAGCCACAAGTACTACAGCCGTTGCATCCAGCAGAAGCTGGTGCCGGAGGCCACACCCGGCTTCGAGCCGTTGGATCCGTTCGGAGGCCCGCCGAAGCTCCAGCGGCTCGGGTATCCGCTGTTCATCAAGCCCGTGAAGGGCACCATGTCCATCCGGGCCCAGCGGGTCCACAGCGCGGGAGAGTTCCGCCAGGCGGTACACTTCTCGTGGCGCGAGCGGCTGGCGAAGCACCTGCTGCTGCGCCCCTTCCAGCACCTGCTGGAGCGGTACACGGATGGCAAGGTCCCCGCCTGGCACTTCATCGGCGAGGCGCTGCTGGAGGGGACGCAGGTGACGGTGGACGGCTTCGTCGAGCGGGGCCGGGCGGTGGTGATGGGCATCGTGGACTCGGTGATGTACCCGGGGACCATCAGCTTCCAGCGCTTCGAGTCTCCCTCGGGACTGCCGGGCCCGGTGCAGGAGCGCATGCGCCAGGTGGCGGTGCGCTTGATGGAGGGCAGCGGCTTCAACCACGCGTGCTTCAACATCGAGATGTTCTACGACCCGGCACAGGACCGGGTGTCCGTCATCGAGGTGAACCCGCGGATGTCCTACCAGTTCGCGGACCTCTACGAGCGCCTGGCGGGCATGAACACCTACGAGGCGCAGCTCGCGCTGGCGGTGGGGCAGCCCGTGCCGTGGCGCGCGGCCTCGGGCCAGGCGGGGGCGGCGGCGAGCTTCGTCCTCCGGCGCTTCAGCGATGCGCGCGTGGATCAGGTGCCTTCGGCGGAGGAGATCGCCCAGGTGAAGGAGCGCTTTCCCGGCACCATCATCCAGGTGCTGTGCGCTCCGGGGGAGCGGCTCTCGGACCACGACCAGGACGTGGGCAGCTACCGCTACGGCATCATCAACCTGGGAGCGCCCAGCCGCGACGAGCTCTTCGAGCGCTACCAGCAGGTGGAGCGAATGCTCCCCTTCCGCTTCAGCTGA
- a CDS encoding quinone oxidoreductase family protein, whose product MATKSRAVVMRRNGPPEVLGIEELALAPLVRGEVRLRTLASAVNHSDLQIRAGHWPILREPRFPYVPGLEAVGEVVEVADGVSEFAVGDRAWTAMQGFGGVRAERDGGYAEFFTVPASVLAPLPAGVDAVAFAAIGLAGVTAIEGMRRLGPLGGKTLVISGATGGVGAVAAGLGRALGAEVIALERNSPAPQPGSADAVLDSVAGPLFPTLVSALRPEGRYCIVGAAAGGDVAFDVWSLLDGRALTGYSTETLDGTVLRRATQELIRLRLPPPPTRVLPLAEAARAHALIEERAVRGRVVLVP is encoded by the coding sequence ATGGCCACGAAATCGCGTGCGGTCGTGATGCGGCGGAACGGTCCGCCGGAAGTCCTCGGGATTGAAGAGCTCGCGCTCGCGCCGCTCGTCCGTGGCGAGGTGCGGCTGCGCACGCTCGCCTCGGCCGTCAATCACTCGGATCTTCAGATCCGTGCCGGCCACTGGCCGATCCTGAGGGAGCCGCGCTTTCCCTACGTGCCCGGGCTGGAGGCCGTCGGCGAGGTGGTCGAGGTGGCGGACGGCGTGAGTGAGTTCGCCGTGGGGGACCGGGCCTGGACGGCGATGCAGGGCTTCGGCGGTGTGCGGGCCGAGCGTGACGGTGGTTACGCCGAATTCTTCACCGTCCCGGCCAGCGTGCTCGCGCCGTTGCCGGCCGGTGTGGACGCCGTGGCGTTCGCCGCCATCGGGCTTGCCGGGGTGACGGCCATCGAGGGCATGCGCAGGCTGGGCCCGCTGGGTGGCAAGACGCTCGTCATCTCCGGTGCGACGGGCGGCGTTGGCGCCGTGGCGGCCGGGCTTGGCCGCGCGCTGGGCGCGGAGGTGATCGCCTTGGAGCGCAACTCCCCGGCGCCGCAGCCCGGGAGCGCCGACGCGGTGCTGGACAGCGTCGCGGGGCCGCTCTTTCCCACGTTGGTCTCCGCGCTGCGCCCGGAAGGCCGGTACTGCATCGTCGGCGCGGCGGCCGGGGGCGACGTGGCCTTCGACGTCTGGAGCCTGCTCGATGGGCGCGCCCTCACCGGCTACTCGACCGAGACGCTCGATGGGACCGTGCTGCGCAGGGCCACGCAGGAGCTGATCCGCCTGCGGCTCCCGCCGCCGCCCACGCGGGTGCTCCCGCTCGCCGAGGCGGCGCGTGCCCATGCGCTCATCGAGGAGCGGGCGGTGCGAGGGCGCGTGGTGCTCGTGCCGTAA
- a CDS encoding GNAT family N-acetyltransferase, with translation MSTADVLESNTLFHEAWKFYARACPKGEIVQPPGVLIAACHVPWSIMNIAFQPAPEGTEAGLTGALDAAAGYFTPRGLAWMFALAWDWLPPPVRSRAAELCAGRGLALAMESVGMVAERLAPPVRPLPALDLRFVTDAKEAQHIADIHAAAYGAPLDTARQSLAIPALFQGESRGYLGYEKGQYVASTAVLRLGNVAYIGYVATRPDFQGKGYAEALIRLALQDAKRLWGLERTALHATLAGFPVYQRLGYREVTRFGLYSPRSPGR, from the coding sequence ATGTCCACCGCCGATGTCCTCGAATCCAACACCCTCTTCCACGAAGCCTGGAAGTTCTACGCACGCGCCTGTCCGAAGGGGGAGATCGTCCAGCCGCCCGGGGTGCTCATCGCCGCGTGCCATGTGCCCTGGTCCATCATGAACATCGCCTTCCAGCCCGCGCCGGAGGGCACGGAAGCAGGGCTCACGGGGGCGCTGGATGCGGCGGCGGGCTACTTCACGCCGCGCGGGCTCGCGTGGATGTTCGCGCTCGCGTGGGACTGGCTGCCGCCGCCCGTGCGCTCCCGGGCCGCCGAGCTGTGCGCCGGGCGCGGACTGGCGCTGGCCATGGAGTCCGTGGGCATGGTGGCCGAGCGGCTCGCGCCCCCCGTCCGGCCCCTGCCCGCGCTGGACCTCCGGTTCGTCACCGATGCGAAGGAGGCCCAGCACATCGCCGACATTCACGCGGCGGCCTACGGCGCGCCCCTGGACACGGCCCGGCAGTCCCTCGCCATTCCCGCCCTCTTCCAGGGCGAGAGCCGGGGGTACCTGGGCTACGAGAAGGGGCAGTACGTGGCCTCGACCGCGGTGCTGCGGCTGGGGAACGTGGCCTATATCGGCTACGTGGCCACGCGGCCGGACTTCCAGGGCAAGGGCTACGCGGAGGCGCTCATCCGCCTGGCGCTCCAGGACGCGAAGCGCCTGTGGGGGCTGGAGCGCACGGCGCTGCATGCCACGTTGGCGGGGTTCCCGGTCTACCAGCGCCTGGGCTATCGGGAGGTGACGCGCTTCGGGCTCTATTCCCCTCGAAGTCCTGGACGCTGA